CCATCATCCCCGGGATCGGCGGCGGCGTGGAGGTCATCGGCGCCCATGCCCGCGACGCTAGCCCCGAGCGGAGGGCGGTGTGCAGGGCCGTAAACGGCCTAGCGCTGTCCGGTGACCGATCCCAACTGCGACGGACAGCGGCCTCGACCGCCAGCGCATCGCGAGGAGGCCCGAGGCGGGCGGTCAGCGGTTCGCCTACGAGACGACCAGCGGTCGGCCCATGACGGCGCAAAGCGGAGTGATTGCGCACCCGAGCCAGCCCTACCGTCCCAAACATGATCACCAAGAGTGGGGCCACGCCATCACCCTCGGCCTCCACCGCGACCGTGGGGGCGTCGTCCGCATCGCGCTGGGTGCCAGCCTTCGCCGCCCTGGCCCTGCTGTGGGGCTGCTCCTTCGCCTTCATCCACATCGGCCTGCAAGCACTCACCCCCGTCCAGGTCGCCTTCTGGCGCCTGGCCCTGGGCGCCGTCACCCTGCTGGTCATCAGCGCCACCACCCGCACCCGCCTGCCCCGCACCCGGCGCACCTGGGCCCACCTGCTCGTGCTGGCCCTGCTGCTGAACGCCGCCCCCTTCACTCTGTTCGCCATCGGCCAGCAGAGCGTGTCCTCGGTGCTGGCCGGCATCATCAACGCCATCACCCCGCTGGCCACCCTGGTGGTGATCCTGGCCGCCTTCCGCGAAGAGCGGCCCACCCGAGCGCGCACCACCGGCCTGCTGATCGGCTTCGTCGGGGTCGCCGTCGTCCTCGGCGCCTGGCGGGGCTTCGCCGCCAG
The nucleotide sequence above comes from Quadrisphaera sp. RL12-1S. Encoded proteins:
- a CDS encoding DMT family transporter → MITKSGATPSPSASTATVGASSASRWVPAFAALALLWGCSFAFIHIGLQALTPVQVAFWRLALGAVTLLVISATTRTRLPRTRRTWAHLLVLALLLNAAPFTLFAIGQQSVSSVLAGIINAITPLATLVVILAAFREERPTRARTTGLLIGFVGVAVVLGAWRGFAASELAGVLACLGAVACYGVAFPYSRRCLAGSGEGPVALASAQVLLAAGLMLPVLAITGAAPTAPVTPTVVIAMLALGALARGWPTC